From a region of the Falsibacillus albus genome:
- the nagA gene encoding N-acetylglucosamine-6-phosphate deacetylase — protein sequence MNTSTKTILKGCTIFLENETLQNGYVMIQGEKIVEAGDIASCPTHSGNTIITLPSSFKITPGFIDVHIHGAGGADTMDGTADALQTISSSLPQEGTTSYLATTITQSHENIKQALLNVAGYTETQSSGQAEILGIHLEGPFINSCRAGAQPKEYIQQPDIELFEEWNNHANRLIKLVTLAPELKGGLEFVDHLASKGIIASVGHSDATFEEVKLAADAGATHVTHLFNGMKGLHHRELGVAGAALKLNELMVELIADGIHLHPEMMELVYRMKTAEKMLLITDSMRAKCLKNGRYDLGGQEVTVQHGKALLEDGTLAGSILKMKDAIRNMSAYLDISLREILQMATVNPAKQLHVFDRKGSLTPGKDADIVVLNEGLDVMLTICKGKLAYRRGDW from the coding sequence ATGAATACAAGCACAAAAACGATCCTAAAAGGATGCACGATTTTTCTAGAAAATGAAACTTTGCAAAATGGCTATGTGATGATTCAAGGTGAAAAGATTGTTGAAGCGGGGGATATCGCCAGTTGTCCAACCCATTCAGGCAATACCATCATCACCCTCCCCTCTTCGTTTAAAATCACCCCGGGCTTTATCGATGTCCATATTCATGGAGCTGGGGGAGCAGACACAATGGATGGGACCGCGGATGCCCTTCAAACCATTTCCTCTTCCCTTCCACAAGAAGGAACAACAAGTTATTTAGCCACGACCATCACACAAAGCCATGAGAATATCAAGCAGGCTCTTTTGAATGTTGCCGGATATACGGAAACACAATCATCAGGACAAGCTGAAATTCTCGGCATCCATCTGGAAGGCCCTTTCATCAACTCATGCAGGGCTGGTGCTCAACCAAAAGAATACATCCAACAACCCGATATTGAGTTATTCGAGGAATGGAATAATCATGCAAACCGATTAATCAAGCTCGTTACGCTCGCTCCTGAGCTTAAAGGCGGACTTGAATTTGTAGATCATTTAGCTTCAAAAGGCATCATCGCGTCGGTAGGCCACTCTGATGCCACCTTTGAAGAAGTCAAGCTTGCCGCAGATGCGGGAGCGACCCATGTCACCCATTTGTTCAATGGCATGAAGGGGCTGCACCATCGCGAACTTGGCGTTGCGGGAGCTGCTCTCAAGCTGAATGAATTGATGGTTGAACTGATTGCAGATGGGATACACCTCCACCCAGAAATGATGGAGCTTGTTTATCGGATGAAGACAGCTGAAAAGATGCTGCTCATCACGGATTCTATGCGGGCGAAATGCCTTAAGAATGGACGCTATGATCTAGGGGGACAAGAAGTTACCGTCCAGCATGGAAAAGCCTTGCTTGAAGACGGAACTTTGGCAGGTAGCATCTTAAAGATGAAAGATGCCATCAGAAACATGTCAGCATATCTGGATATTTCATTGAGGGAAATCCTCCAGATGGCGACAGTGAACCCAGCAAAGCAATTACACGTATTCGATCGAAAAGGCAGCCTTACACCCGGTAAGGATGCAGATATCGTTGTGCTTAACGAAGGGTTGGATGTAATGTTGACCATTTGCAAAGGCAAATTGGCTTATAGACGGGGGGATTGGTAA
- the nagB gene encoding glucosamine-6-phosphate deaminase — protein MKIIQTKDYSHLSRVAAEKIIHLIKQKPNAVLGLATGSTPKGVYEQLVLDHKQNQTTYQHIRTVNLDEYVGISADHPNSYHSFMRKNLFQYIDIHPNHTHIPNGKTDNLDKECLEYDQLIHKLSGIDLQLLGIGHNGHIGFNEPHTSFSSQTHVVQLAQSTREANSRFFSSIEDVPSQAITMGIQTIMNSKQILLLVSGKSKAKTLERLVNGFVTEAFPASILQQHPNVTIIADEDAMSILNINDSNFSCK, from the coding sequence ATGAAGATCATTCAAACAAAGGACTACAGCCATTTAAGCAGGGTTGCTGCAGAAAAAATCATCCATTTAATCAAGCAAAAACCCAATGCTGTCCTCGGGCTTGCGACTGGAAGCACACCAAAAGGCGTTTATGAACAGCTCGTTTTGGATCATAAACAAAATCAAACGACCTATCAACATATCCGCACCGTCAATTTGGATGAATATGTCGGCATTTCGGCGGATCATCCGAATAGCTATCATTCATTTATGAGGAAGAATTTATTTCAATATATCGATATCCACCCAAACCATACCCACATCCCAAATGGGAAAACGGATAACCTTGATAAAGAGTGCCTGGAATATGATCAGCTCATACATAAGCTGAGCGGCATCGACCTCCAGCTCCTCGGGATTGGCCATAATGGGCATATCGGATTCAATGAGCCCCATACTTCATTTTCAAGCCAGACGCATGTTGTTCAATTGGCTCAAAGTACACGTGAAGCCAATTCGAGGTTTTTTTCTTCGATTGAAGATGTACCTTCCCAAGCCATCACGATGGGGATACAGACCATCATGAACAGCAAACAAATATTGCTCCTTGTTTCCGGCAAGTCAAAAGCAAAAACACTTGAACGGCTTGTGAATGGATTCGTAACTGAAGCATTCCCAGCCTCTATCCTTCAACAGCATCCCAATGTAACCATTATCGCTGACGAGGATGCCATGAGCATCCTAAACATCAATGACTCGAATTTCTCCTGCAAATAG
- a CDS encoding (S)-benzoin forming benzil reductase produces MNIAIITGASRGLGKKIAEELLKEDIGIISVARSESTDIKERALENKLIYEHFPCDLSSEDEIIHVFGKISSIVFSSEVDKVFLFNNAGLVEPIETVGKLKASAAAASVKVNLLAPILITNLMLEKANQANIPFDIVNITSGAAEKVYQGWSVYGSTKAGLNMFTKTAASEQDPAGTNNRIVGYSPGVMDTNMQETIRSSSKDAFQDIERFQKLKEEGNLRDPQVVAEAIVKLLLNGHAANGEIYHVNDLLS; encoded by the coding sequence ATGAACATTGCCATCATCACAGGTGCTTCAAGAGGATTGGGGAAAAAGATCGCCGAGGAATTGCTCAAAGAGGATATCGGAATCATCTCCGTTGCCAGATCTGAAAGCACGGATATAAAAGAGAGAGCATTGGAGAATAAATTAATTTATGAACATTTCCCCTGCGATTTATCATCAGAGGATGAAATCATTCATGTTTTTGGGAAAATCAGCAGTATCGTTTTCTCCAGCGAAGTTGATAAAGTTTTCTTATTCAACAATGCCGGTCTGGTAGAGCCGATTGAAACGGTTGGCAAGCTGAAAGCGTCCGCTGCTGCGGCGAGTGTGAAAGTCAACCTGCTTGCTCCAATACTAATCACAAATTTAATGCTGGAAAAAGCCAATCAAGCAAATATCCCTTTCGATATCGTCAATATTACATCTGGTGCCGCAGAAAAAGTCTATCAGGGCTGGAGCGTATACGGAAGTACAAAAGCCGGCTTGAACATGTTCACCAAAACAGCAGCATCTGAGCAGGATCCGGCCGGGACTAACAATCGGATCGTTGGATACAGCCCGGGCGTTATGGATACCAATATGCAGGAAACAATCCGCTCTTCCTCGAAGGATGCTTTCCAGGACATTGAACGATTCCAAAAATTGAAAGAAGAAGGCAACTTGCGTGATCCGCAAGTCGTAGCTGAAGCGATTGTTAAACTGCTGCTGAATGGCCATGCGGCCAACGGCGAAATCTATCACGTGAACGACCTTCTTTCATAA
- a CDS encoding MDR family MFS transporter, whose amino-acid sequence MENTQQGINKRLVIAGLIIGMFFSAMEQTIVGTAMPTIIADLNGFSIFAWVTTAYLITSTTVVPIVGKLSDIYGRRKLYLIGTLIFITGSVLCGFAHSMEQLIIFRGLQGIGGGMIMPLSQTIIGDIFTAEQRAKWQGVFGGIFGLSSVIGPFIGGVLVDNISWHSIFWINFPFGLLSAVLIVLGLRNELVGNSEKANIDIWGIITFIPALVLLLLGLTFGGDKFEWASSTSLFIFGGSVLFVILFGYVESKAKDPILDLSLFKNRVFATTNILGFLLGLGMFGAIMFVPMFMQGILGVTPTQAGSTMTPMMIALIAASIIGGRLLLKFRFRTVLTAGMIIAALGFYLMSTMDVHSHASTAYLYMVVLGLGMGLVMPTLMIAVQNEFPKTRLGQVTSASTFFRSIGGTIGITILNAVMNHSLDLKMNDAIKAETNPIILKTLEGISNKLDSMFGILLKPEVLPLPDAIRGKVIDVLALVWSDSFSHVFIWGLSFIAIGIVVALSVGDGKIQRDRQKQAQDINAKPLQVETN is encoded by the coding sequence GTGGAAAATACACAACAAGGAATCAATAAGCGTCTCGTTATAGCCGGTTTGATCATCGGGATGTTCTTCAGCGCAATGGAGCAAACTATCGTTGGAACGGCAATGCCCACGATCATCGCAGATCTAAATGGATTCTCTATATTCGCCTGGGTAACAACTGCTTACTTAATTACTTCAACAACGGTTGTGCCGATTGTAGGGAAGCTATCGGATATATATGGAAGAAGAAAACTATATTTGATCGGGACTTTAATCTTCATTACAGGTTCTGTCCTCTGTGGATTTGCTCATTCAATGGAGCAATTGATCATATTCAGGGGGCTGCAAGGGATAGGCGGGGGAATGATTATGCCTTTATCCCAAACGATTATCGGAGATATCTTCACAGCAGAGCAGCGTGCCAAGTGGCAAGGCGTCTTCGGCGGGATATTTGGTCTTAGTTCAGTTATCGGGCCTTTCATCGGAGGAGTTTTGGTGGATAACATCAGCTGGCATTCAATTTTCTGGATCAATTTCCCGTTCGGCTTGCTGTCTGCCGTATTGATTGTTCTAGGATTGAGAAATGAATTGGTCGGCAATAGCGAAAAAGCGAATATTGATATTTGGGGCATCATTACTTTTATACCTGCATTGGTCCTTTTATTGTTGGGATTGACATTTGGCGGGGATAAGTTTGAATGGGCTTCAAGCACGAGTCTATTCATTTTTGGTGGTTCTGTGTTATTCGTCATTTTGTTCGGGTACGTGGAGTCGAAAGCGAAAGATCCAATTCTTGATTTGAGTTTATTTAAGAATCGTGTATTCGCGACTACAAATATATTAGGATTTTTGTTGGGATTGGGAATGTTCGGAGCCATCATGTTTGTTCCGATGTTCATGCAAGGTATTTTAGGTGTGACACCTACACAAGCAGGATCGACAATGACCCCGATGATGATTGCGTTGATTGCAGCAAGCATTATCGGAGGAAGACTGTTATTGAAATTCAGGTTCCGTACGGTCTTGACTGCAGGGATGATCATTGCTGCACTTGGGTTTTACTTGATGAGTACGATGGATGTTCATTCTCATGCTTCAACTGCTTATTTATATATGGTTGTCCTTGGACTGGGAATGGGGCTGGTCATGCCGACATTAATGATTGCGGTTCAAAATGAATTCCCTAAAACAAGGTTAGGGCAAGTGACTTCAGCATCCACTTTCTTTAGATCAATTGGTGGTACGATCGGAATTACAATCTTAAATGCAGTCATGAATCATTCATTGGATCTGAAGATGAATGACGCGATCAAAGCGGAAACCAATCCGATCATCCTTAAGACGCTCGAAGGCATCTCAAACAAACTTGACAGTATGTTCGGCATTTTGTTGAAGCCGGAGGTCCTGCCATTGCCTGATGCAATCAGAGGGAAGGTTATCGATGTCCTTGCCCTGGTATGGTCAGATTCATTCTCTCACGTGTTTATATGGGGTTTGAGCTTCATTGCCATTGGAATTGTCGTTGCTTTATCAGTTGGGGATGGCAAGATTCAGCGTGACCGTCAAAAACAGGCGCAAGATATTAATGCAAAACCTCTACAAGTGGAAACAAATTAA
- a CDS encoding sensor histidine kinase, whose protein sequence is MLKEMLLNFFLILIPLYFYPFILKSDSLRKRQVFLGIICGLISIVCMKFPIVAGEGFIWDFRWIAFLISILFGGAIGGGFTGIILVLFRFSLGSLLSSLNVLIVAIALFVFFLPKYKKFQFEMSSRKLFLSMIYSAVTFVFVILAIAFQFWYEGNLIVFSQVGAFVLTLMGLSYLVAMSAFCLITENMNSFYKLREAFHQAEKSNVLHELSALMSYDIKNSLSNMKEKLYAGQKETNPNGILDDLAHIEDVIDKYSEYRRSQLNMEEELNIHTEINEVMKLLLPYSKTKRVQLNFTITPGLMIYGDRLKFKQAILNIIKNAIDVTPRGGEVLIKAEDAKKDVVIRIKDKGLGLSQEQLREIKYFLNHLHGNTVGRGLLVTLKLLEAMEGNIQFDSEIGKGTEVTVKLRKHDKNSVTENVKWKFRKDAAAGSK, encoded by the coding sequence TTGCTGAAAGAAATGCTGTTGAACTTTTTTCTGATTTTGATTCCGCTATATTTCTACCCTTTTATCTTAAAAAGTGATAGCCTTCGAAAACGGCAAGTATTCCTGGGTATTATTTGCGGGTTGATATCCATTGTGTGCATGAAGTTCCCCATTGTAGCAGGTGAAGGATTCATTTGGGATTTCCGCTGGATTGCATTCTTGATATCAATATTATTTGGCGGGGCGATTGGCGGGGGATTTACAGGCATCATACTCGTATTGTTCAGGTTCAGCCTGGGGAGTTTGCTCAGCTCACTCAATGTTTTAATAGTGGCGATTGCTTTATTCGTATTTTTTCTACCCAAATATAAAAAATTTCAGTTTGAAATGTCCTCCAGGAAGCTTTTTTTAAGCATGATTTATTCAGCAGTGACTTTTGTATTTGTCATTTTAGCCATTGCCTTTCAATTTTGGTATGAAGGGAATCTGATCGTTTTTTCACAGGTCGGAGCTTTTGTTCTAACTTTGATGGGGTTGTCATATCTGGTTGCGATGTCGGCATTTTGCTTAATCACTGAAAATATGAATAGCTTTTACAAGCTAAGAGAAGCTTTTCATCAAGCGGAAAAATCAAACGTCCTTCACGAATTATCGGCATTAATGTCGTATGATATAAAAAATTCTTTGTCGAATATGAAAGAGAAGCTTTATGCTGGCCAAAAGGAAACGAACCCGAACGGAATACTTGATGATTTAGCTCATATTGAAGATGTTATTGACAAGTACAGTGAATATAGGCGGAGTCAATTGAATATGGAAGAAGAGCTGAATATTCATACAGAGATTAATGAAGTAATGAAATTGCTGCTGCCTTACTCCAAGACCAAAAGGGTGCAATTAAACTTTACGATTACGCCTGGCCTGATGATATATGGAGATCGATTAAAGTTTAAGCAAGCAATTTTGAATATTATCAAAAATGCAATAGACGTTACTCCCAGGGGAGGAGAAGTACTAATAAAGGCAGAAGATGCGAAAAAAGATGTGGTCATCCGGATAAAAGATAAAGGTCTCGGCTTATCTCAGGAGCAATTGAGAGAAATAAAATATTTTCTCAACCATTTGCATGGTAATACGGTTGGACGGGGGTTGCTGGTAACGCTGAAATTACTCGAAGCCATGGAGGGAAACATCCAATTCGACAGCGAAATCGGGAAAGGAACGGAAGTGACGGTGAAGCTTCGTAAACACGATAAAAACTCAGTCACGGAAAATGTAAAGTGGAAATTCAGGAAGGATGCCGCAGCCGGCTCAAAATAA
- a CDS encoding SpoIIE family protein phosphatase, translating to MAKEIKQGSLIFLAAVLLYGCFAAQQKYFPGMHMDIPSIHLILEFFSIFISFSIALQGLTFYNPYAPYRIIVLSSVFFAVGVLDFLHVLTYEGLPLLSVHFSELSIYFTLISRLLEAGMLSILFFVPEKKRNYRELKQSSFTLILLIVILVIVFVFTYSPAFPSLYHDGSPTLFKYTAELFYFISHLMIVILGFIYYRKIKRIEALQLCISAFFLCLSSLAFTPFGKVHAGANFTAHILKIAGYIYYFKIVYSILSKQPYEKLKGLSNNYSRLLNSVVEGIFGLDSDGKVMFINESACRMLGFREDELIGRQIYLYIHHQSTSGMSRFGTSSRDGENRFFIDELFWRKDGTCFPVEFFTRPLYEKEEIIGTVVTFLDVTEKRNFEELLTEQVQLEYELEIAATVQENFLSAVKPLSKKYSLGVLSTPFKKLSGDFYNYIEKQDGLMISIADVCGKGVPAAIQMTMMKFAMEMHTEPNTILEKINHFFAKYNSDLTFITMFIGYYDEKTSLFTYSSAGHEPGLLYRARSRTFMELTTKNPLLGIDSEIIYKCNSVQLEDGDILILYTDGIIEKRKNVIDSNEILRECLMEIDLSMSAQNITHQLYQYIEKYHNGDAEDDQTLLVLKIED from the coding sequence ATGGCGAAAGAGATAAAGCAAGGTTCGCTTATATTCCTCGCCGCCGTCCTTCTCTATGGATGCTTTGCCGCCCAACAAAAATATTTTCCCGGCATGCATATGGATATTCCCTCGATACATTTAATATTGGAGTTTTTCAGTATATTCATTTCCTTCAGCATTGCTCTACAAGGCCTTACGTTCTACAATCCTTATGCACCTTACAGAATCATCGTACTCTCAAGTGTGTTTTTTGCCGTCGGAGTATTAGATTTTCTGCATGTATTAACTTATGAAGGCCTCCCCCTCTTAAGTGTTCATTTTTCTGAACTATCCATCTATTTCACCTTGATCAGCAGACTGTTAGAAGCAGGTATGCTATCCATCTTATTTTTCGTTCCGGAAAAGAAACGGAATTACCGAGAGTTAAAGCAATCTTCCTTCACATTGATCCTATTAATCGTGATTTTGGTCATCGTATTTGTTTTCACCTATTCACCTGCTTTTCCATCACTTTACCATGATGGTTCTCCAACGTTGTTCAAATATACAGCGGAATTATTCTATTTCATTTCCCATTTGATGATCGTGATTTTGGGCTTCATATACTACCGTAAAATAAAAAGAATTGAAGCTCTCCAATTATGCATATCCGCCTTCTTCCTTTGTTTATCGTCGCTGGCCTTCACTCCGTTTGGAAAGGTGCATGCAGGAGCAAATTTCACTGCACATATACTAAAAATAGCCGGTTATATATATTACTTTAAGATCGTCTATTCAATATTAAGCAAGCAGCCTTACGAGAAATTGAAAGGGTTGTCCAATAATTATAGTCGATTATTGAATTCAGTAGTCGAGGGCATCTTTGGCTTGGATAGCGACGGCAAGGTTATGTTCATCAATGAATCTGCATGCAGGATGCTGGGATTCAGGGAGGATGAACTGATCGGCAGGCAGATTTATCTTTATATTCATCATCAATCGACTAGTGGCATGAGTAGGTTCGGGACTTCAAGCAGGGATGGGGAAAATCGCTTTTTCATCGATGAACTATTTTGGAGAAAAGATGGAACTTGCTTCCCGGTAGAATTTTTCACAAGGCCTTTGTACGAAAAGGAAGAGATCATTGGAACGGTTGTGACATTCTTGGATGTAACGGAAAAGAGGAATTTTGAAGAGCTTTTGACGGAGCAGGTTCAGCTTGAATATGAATTGGAAATTGCCGCAACTGTCCAGGAAAATTTCCTTTCAGCGGTTAAACCTCTTTCAAAAAAATATAGTCTTGGCGTGCTGAGCACGCCATTCAAAAAACTTAGCGGGGATTTTTATAATTATATTGAAAAACAGGATGGATTGATGATTTCAATCGCGGATGTTTGTGGAAAGGGGGTACCGGCCGCCATTCAAATGACGATGATGAAATTTGCGATGGAGATGCATACAGAGCCTAATACCATTTTAGAAAAAATCAATCACTTTTTTGCTAAATATAATTCAGACTTAACCTTTATTACGATGTTCATCGGGTATTATGATGAAAAAACCTCCTTGTTCACTTATTCTTCTGCCGGCCATGAGCCTGGGTTGCTGTATAGAGCGAGGAGCCGAACATTTATGGAATTAACCACGAAAAACCCCTTGCTTGGGATTGATTCCGAAATCATCTATAAATGTAATTCTGTTCAATTGGAAGATGGGGATATTTTAATTTTATATACAGATGGAATCATTGAAAAACGGAAGAATGTAATAGATAGCAATGAAATATTGAGAGAATGCTTGATGGAGATCGACCTCTCCATGTCAGCACAGAATATCACTCATCAACTGTATCAATACATTGAAAAGTATCATAATGGTGATGCTGAGGATGATCAGACATTATTGGTTCTTAAAATAGAGGACTGA
- a CDS encoding amino acid permease — translation MSLWRKKDIGTMMEGAKQGNLSKDLGALDLTMLGIGAIIGTGIFVLTGTGALTAGPGLIFSFIIAAMACFFSALSYAEFASTVPISGSVYTYTYATLGELVAWIIGWDLILEYLLAVSAVSVGWSGYFQSLIGGLGIHVPKSLSAAPGAIPGATTYFNLPAFLIVVVITLLLSIGVKQSKRVNNIMVFVKLAVVLLFIFVGFSYVKPANWHPFLPFGFSGVFSTAALVFFAFIGFDAVASAAEETKNPNKNLPRGILFSLLICTLLYVVVSGIMTGIVPYKQFKGNVDHPISLAIQVAGIDWVAGIIDLGAILGMTTVMLVMLYGQTRIMFAMSRDGLMPKGFSEVHPKFRTPFKATWFLGIIAALMASFLPLQELAELVNIGTLSAFVLISVAVIVLRYTKPDLKRAFRCPAVPIIPGLAILFCGFLISQLGSATWLRFGIWLLIGLIIYFLYSRKHSRLNDES, via the coding sequence ATGAGCTTATGGAGAAAGAAAGACATCGGTACAATGATGGAAGGTGCAAAACAAGGAAATCTTTCCAAAGATCTTGGAGCTCTTGATTTAACGATGCTTGGGATTGGCGCCATCATCGGGACGGGGATATTTGTGTTGACAGGAACAGGGGCTTTAACGGCAGGGCCAGGTTTGATATTTTCATTCATTATAGCCGCAATGGCCTGTTTCTTTTCAGCCCTTTCATATGCTGAATTTGCTTCTACGGTTCCGATTTCCGGTTCAGTATATACGTATACGTACGCTACGCTGGGAGAATTAGTCGCATGGATCATCGGCTGGGATCTCATCCTTGAATATTTGCTGGCTGTCAGTGCAGTTTCTGTCGGCTGGTCAGGCTACTTCCAATCCTTGATAGGAGGACTGGGAATTCATGTCCCGAAAAGCTTATCAGCAGCACCTGGGGCGATTCCTGGAGCAACCACTTATTTCAATTTGCCGGCTTTTCTGATTGTCGTTGTCATAACACTCTTGCTATCAATTGGTGTGAAACAGTCCAAAAGAGTCAATAATATTATGGTTTTTGTGAAGCTGGCGGTGGTTTTGCTGTTTATCTTTGTTGGGTTCAGCTATGTGAAGCCGGCCAATTGGCATCCGTTTCTCCCATTCGGATTCAGCGGTGTGTTTTCGACTGCAGCTTTGGTATTCTTTGCTTTTATCGGTTTTGATGCAGTCGCCTCAGCGGCTGAAGAAACGAAGAATCCCAATAAGAATTTGCCTAGAGGAATTTTATTTTCCCTATTAATTTGTACATTGCTATACGTGGTGGTTTCTGGAATCATGACAGGGATTGTTCCATATAAACAATTCAAGGGGAATGTGGATCATCCAATCTCACTTGCTATTCAAGTTGCTGGGATCGATTGGGTTGCCGGGATCATTGACCTCGGAGCAATTCTTGGAATGACTACAGTCATGCTGGTCATGCTTTACGGACAAACGAGGATCATGTTTGCGATGTCCCGTGACGGTTTGATGCCAAAAGGATTTTCTGAAGTCCATCCGAAGTTTCGCACACCATTTAAAGCGACTTGGTTTTTAGGCATCATTGCTGCACTCATGGCATCTTTTCTGCCGCTCCAAGAACTGGCAGAGCTTGTGAATATCGGAACGTTGTCAGCATTCGTCCTTATTTCTGTCGCAGTCATTGTCCTGCGTTATACGAAGCCTGATTTGAAAAGGGCTTTCCGTTGTCCGGCAGTGCCGATCATTCCAGGACTGGCCATCCTGTTTTGCGGCTTTTTGATATCGCAGCTTGGGAGCGCCACGTGGCTAAGGTTTGGTATTTGGCTCTTGATCGGGCTTATCATCTATTTCCTGTATTCACGCAAGCATTCCAGACTCAACGATGAATCATAA
- a CDS encoding amino acid permease has product MNNQKLGFWVLTALVVGNMVGSGIFMLPRSLAEVASPGGVILAWVLTGTGVLLIALVFGNLSIRKPEMTGGPQIYAKALFKPGSQASILCGYLVSWGYWVANFTGNVAIITTFTGYLSTFFPILTSKSDFFQIGGYTVHVGNFLTFVVCSALLWFLHFIILKGVEGAGRLNLVATVAKVAGFILFIVVTLFAFEKSNIFPLITPVHDKAGQTVSLMGQINGAAVATLWAFVGVESAVVFSSRAKNKSDIKKATITGLLIATFIYLGITILVMGVLSHNQLIHSAKPLVDALSEAIGPSGAYILAALALISLFGATIGWILLSAEVPYQAEKQGLFIKIFGNTNKYGAPNTSLIITNAASQLFIFSTISSSISSAFDFVIFVATLAFLVPYLISTVYQLKLVLKGETYENQRKNRWVDGVIAGLATFYSLWVIKAGTADLKTFLFGVALLVFGIIFYPFVPKPGKE; this is encoded by the coding sequence ATGAATAATCAAAAATTAGGATTTTGGGTACTGACGGCATTAGTGGTAGGCAACATGGTCGGATCGGGGATTTTTATGCTTCCGAGATCATTGGCAGAGGTGGCAAGCCCAGGAGGAGTGATTTTGGCGTGGGTCCTGACGGGAACCGGGGTGCTGCTCATCGCTTTGGTATTTGGAAATTTGTCGATTCGAAAACCAGAAATGACAGGCGGCCCGCAAATATATGCCAAAGCCTTATTCAAACCAGGATCACAGGCTTCGATCCTTTGCGGCTATTTGGTTTCATGGGGATATTGGGTGGCTAATTTCACAGGGAACGTTGCAATCATTACGACTTTTACAGGATATTTATCCACCTTCTTCCCGATTTTGACCAGTAAATCAGATTTCTTTCAAATTGGCGGATACACCGTTCATGTCGGGAATTTCCTTACTTTTGTCGTTTGCTCTGCATTGTTGTGGTTTTTGCATTTTATCATCCTGAAAGGGGTCGAAGGGGCAGGGCGACTGAATTTGGTTGCAACAGTCGCCAAGGTTGCAGGATTTATCCTGTTTATTGTAGTGACGTTATTTGCATTTGAAAAGAGCAATATATTCCCTTTGATAACTCCCGTTCATGACAAGGCAGGCCAAACGGTTTCATTGATGGGACAGATAAATGGTGCTGCAGTGGCAACATTATGGGCTTTTGTCGGTGTGGAATCAGCAGTCGTCTTTTCATCAAGGGCCAAAAATAAATCAGATATCAAGAAAGCTACGATTACGGGGCTGTTGATTGCGACATTCATTTATTTGGGAATTACCATTTTGGTCATGGGGGTCTTATCTCATAATCAACTGATCCATTCTGCTAAGCCATTAGTCGATGCGCTGTCAGAAGCAATCGGTCCAAGCGGTGCGTATATACTTGCTGCATTGGCGTTGATCAGTTTATTCGGGGCGACGATCGGCTGGATTCTACTCAGTGCAGAAGTTCCTTATCAGGCTGAGAAGCAGGGGCTGTTCATAAAAATATTTGGGAATACGAACAAGTACGGTGCGCCTAATACTTCTCTCATCATTACAAACGCAGCATCCCAGCTGTTCATTTTCTCGACGATATCTTCATCCATTTCATCGGCATTTGATTTTGTGATTTTTGTGGCAACATTGGCCTTTTTAGTGCCGTATTTAATATCAACCGTTTATCAGCTGAAGCTTGTCCTCAAAGGAGAGACCTATGAGAACCAAAGGAAGAATCGATGGGTTGATGGAGTGATTGCTGGATTGGCAACTTTTTACTCATTATGGGTCATCAAAGCGGGAACTGCCGATTTGAAAACATTCTTATTTGGAGTTGCACTATTGGTGTTTGGGATTATTTTCTATCCGTTTGTTCCAAAACCAGGAAAAGAGTAG